In Mycolicibacterium gadium, the genomic window AGCGTTTCACTTGTGTTGCGGAGGCGGGACGTTGGAGGCGAGTCAATGGCGTCGGTGACAGCGTACGAGACCAAGGCCGGCCGAAGGTGGCGCGTGCGTTACCGGACACCGGACCGACGGCAGACCGATAAGCGCGGGTTTGCGACTAAGCGAGACGCCCGGGCGTTCGCCGCAACTATCGAAGTACGAAAAGCGATGGGCACGTTCGTATCCCCGGCAGCCGGACGTGTGACTGTGGACGAACTTGCGGCAGCGTGGCTGGAAAAAAAGAAGCACTCCGCGGCCTCGTCTCACTACCGCACGCTGGAGTCATCCTGGCGGACCCATGTTCACCCGGTCTGGGCGACGCGGTCCATCGTCGAGATCACCACGATCGAGGTCGAGGGCTGGGTCACCGCGATGGCACGTCGAGGACATGGGACGACCACAGTGCGTCGCGCGCACGCCGTGCTGTCAGGAATTTTGAGCGATGCGGTGAAGTCCCACCGGCTGGCCGTCAATCCAGCTCGCGGTGTGGAGAACCTGCCGCGCCGGGTCGCGCGCCGACACCGCTACCTGACTGCGTCTGAGGTTCACGCCTTGGCTGTCGAGGCGGGAGAGCACCGAGTGTTGGTGCTGCTGTTGGCGTTTTGTGGTCTGCGATGGGGGGAGGCCATTGCACTACGGGTCGGCGACGTGGAATTCCTTCGGCACCGAATCCTGGTCTCGACCAATGCGGTGCAACTAGGAGGAGGCCATCAGATTGGGCCCACAAAGGAACGCCGTTCGCGATCGGTGCCAATTCCGCAATTCGTTCTCGACGAGCTCTCACGCCTTTGCGTGGGCAAGGCACGCGACGCCCTGATCTTCCCGGGCCCTAATTGCGGCTACCTCCCCCGTCCGCGCTCCTCTACTGGGTGGTTCGCCGCGGCGTTGCGACGAGCCGGGTTGCCGTCGATCACTCCGCACGATTTGCGACACACCTGTGCTTCGTTGGCGGTATCGGCCGGAGCCAACGTGCTCGCGCTACAGCGCATGCTTGGGCACCGCAGCGCAAAAGTGACACTCGATGTATATGCCGACTTGTTCGATTCCGATCTCGACGATGTGGCGTCGAACTTGGACGACGCATACGCGCAGAAAAATGTGGGCATTCCGTGGGCACGACGCGCGGGAGCCGATGCGAGTCCCCTCGCAAAAAGCCCATTGATCAGCAGGGATCCCAACGGCATTCCGCCCTCGGCGGAGGTAGGGTAAGACACACGAGCGTCGCTCCGTGCCCTTCCCCGCCGTGTTGTCCACGGAGCTGGCCGCGCTGATGGTCGGCAAGGACCGTGATGCGCTGGTGTTCACCGATCAGCGGGGTTGCGTCCTTCGCAATTCCAACTGGCGCGCTCGGGTGTTCCAGCCTGCCGTGGAAAAGTGCCAGAAGATCGATGACTCGTTCCCCACCGTCACTCCGCACGACTTGCGCCACACTGCGGCCAGTCTCGCGGTGAGCGCAGGGGCGAATGTCAAAGCTGTCCAGCGGATGCTGGGGCACGCGAAGGCGTCGATGACATTAGACGTGTACGCGGATCTTTTCGATGAGGACCTGGACGGCGTAGCCGACCGTCTTGACATCACGATCCGATCTGTTGCGGACCAACTGCGGACTAGTATGCCAGGGACACAGTAATCAGCTAATCGAGTGGAGCCGCTTATCTGCGTGAATCGTTGTGGAGCTAAGGGGATTCGAACCCCTGACCTTCTCGATGCGAACGAGACGCGCTACCAACTGCGCCATAGCCCCTGATACCGGTAGCACACGCTACCAGCCGCAGCCCGCGGGTCGAAAACCGCAGGGCTACTGTCCCGCGGCGCGCGGAAGGTCGAAGTGACGTGCGAACGGGGCGTAGTCGAGGTGCTCGAAGGCCGGGTCTTCGTCGTCGATCTCCAGCACCACCGCACCCGGCCGCCGCAGCCGTGACGGCACGACGTCGAACTCCCTGTCGTCGGTGTTCTCCACCCCGAGCCGCGACCGGGCCATGCGCTGTGCGCGGCGGCGCCGCAGCCGCTCCTCGATCCGCGTCTGGCGTCGCAGATAGCCCAGGTAGAACAGGGTCACCGCGCTGACGGCGGCACTCACCCACCACATCGTCGACGAGACGGTGTACGCCGACACCACCGCCGCGATCACCAGCACCGCCATGACGGTCAGCATCCGCTTGCGGAACTTGTATTTGCGCGCGCTCACCGCGGCAGCTGTCTTCGATTCGTAGCGCCGCTTCCGTGCAGCACTCAGCGAGTCGGCCAGCTCGAGCTCGTTGTCCGACGGTGCCTCCAGGCCGGCGGAATCGGCGACGTACTCGTATTCGTCGTCGGTGCCGTCGGCTTCGGGTCCACCTTCGGGTTCGCGCTCGGCCTGCGGTTCGCCGGCCTCTTCGGCAACGGGCTCCGCTTCGGCGACATCATCGAAATCCAGTGTCAGCTCGTCGGTTTCAGCCCGCGCGGACTCGCCGGCCGGTAGCGCGGTGGCGTCCTCGTCGATCACGTCGACATCGAGGTAGCCGGGATCCTCGTCCTTCTCATCGACGGCGGCGACCCGCACGACCGTCCGACGGGCCGGGGCCTCTTCTGCCTCGTCGTCGCGGTCTTCATCGAGGTCGTCATCGAGGTCTTCCTCGGACGGCCGCCAGTCCGGATCGCTGGCATGGCCGGCCGCGGGCGCCTTGCGCCGGAGGAGCCGAGCGCGGCTGTCGTTGAGAACCCGCGTCGCCAGCGCGACGTCGCTGGTGCGGCGCACTGCGTCTCGCTTGCTGATCAGCATCGGGACGAGCACGAACAGCCAGAGGACGACGAGAGAGATCCACAGGAGGGATTGGGGGATGCTTGGCATGTCGCCGGCTCCTTTCCCCGTTAAGGCTAGGTCTTCTGACCTGCGCATCCGTGGATGGCGCGCCGAGACAATTACACACCTGTAATTCGCTGGTGACAAGCACCAACAGTCACATGTGTCACTTTTGCAACAGATTGGCTCTCAACCGAGACCTTCCGCAATTGCGGTTTTCCCAGAAATTCACGTCCAGCTCGCATGGCCCTGGCGCACCAGAGCCGACGCCGCCGACCCGTTGAGCTCCTCGATGGTGATCGCCACCAACAGATGGTCCCGCCATGCGCCGTCCACCTCGAGATAACGGCGCAGCAGACCCTCCTCGCGAAAGCCGACCTTTGCCAGGACCGCGCGGCTCGCGGCGTTCTCGGGGCGCACCGTCGCCTCCACACGGTGCAACCGCACCGCATTGAAACAATGGTCCAGCCCCAGCGCCAGCGCGGCCGTCGCGACCCCACCGCCCGTCGACGAGCTGGCCACCCAGTACCCGATCCACGCCGAACGCAGCGCCCCATGCGTCACGTTTCCGATCGTCAATTGGCCGGCGAAGTCCCCATCCAGTTCGATCACAAACGCCAGCATCCGACCCTTACGCGCCTCTGACCGCAGCCCCGAGCACACCGAAGGCCATGCCGTAATGGCGTGCCGCACTTCCCAATCCTGACCGGTGGTCGGCTCCCACGGCTCGAGATGAGCCCGGTCGGCCAACCGGATACGGCTCCACTGCGGACCGTCGCGCAGCCGTACCGGACGCAGTCTCACCACGCCGCCGGGCACCCGCAGCGGGCCGGCCGGCTGCGGCCACCCCGGATGTATTGAACTGGAACGCCACAGGTTCATGACGGTGTGCCCGGCGTCGATCAGCCGCGCTGGGCCAAGAACGCGACGTCGACGATCTCGCCCGTGCGGATCTGTTCGGCCTCACTGGGAACGACGACCAGACAGTTTGCCTCGGCGAGCGTCGCGAGCAGATGCGACGGTGCGCCCGGCACGCCGCCGAGCGCCTGCACCAGGTACTCGCCGGTGTCCTGATCGCGCATCAACTGTCCACGCAGGTAACCCTTGCGACCGGCCACCGAGGCGATCGGCGACAGGGTGCGCGCCTGCACGATCCGCCGATGCGCCTGGCGCTTACCCAGCGACAGCCGGATCAGCGGGCGCACCATGACCTCGAAGACAACGAGCGCGCTGACGGGGTTGGCGGGCAACAGGAACACCGGCACGCCGTCGCGTCCGAGCTGACCGAAGCCCTGCACCGAGCCCGGATGCATGGCGATACGCACGACTTCCATCTCGCCGAGTTCCGCGAGGACCGCCCGCACCCCTTCGGCGGCGGCCCCGCCGACCGCGCCCGCGATCACCACCACCTCGGCCCGGTTGATCTGACCCTCGATGACATCGCGCAGAGCCTTGGGGTCGGTGTCGACGATGCCGACGCGGTTCACCTCGGCGCCCGCGTCGCGTCCCGCAGCGGCCAGCGCGTAGGAGTTGACGTCGTAGACCTGCCCGTTGCCCGGCGTGCGGGAGATGTCGACGAGTTCGCCTCCCACACACAGCACCGACAGTCGCGGCTTCGGATGCACGAGCACGCGGTCCCGCCCGACCGCGGCCAACAATCCCACCTGCGCCGGTCCGATGATCGCTCCGGCGCGCACGGCCACGTCACCAGGCTGAACGTCGTCTCCCGTCCTGCGGACGTAGGCGCCGGAGCGCACACCGCGCAGCACGGTCACCCGCGAGTCGCCGCCGTCGGTCCACCGCAGCGGGAGCACCGCGTCGGCGAGTGTCGGCATCGGCGCACCCGTTTGGACCCGGGCGGCCTGGCGCGGCTGCAGGCGGCTGGGGGTGCGCGCCCCGGCCTCGATCGAACCGATGACCGGCAGGCTCACCTCACCGTCGGAGCCAGTCCGCGCGTCATCGCCGTCTTCCTCGTCCCCAGTCCCGACGCCGAGCACGTCGACGCTTCGGACCGCGTAGCCGTCGATGGCGGCCTGATCGAAACCCGGCAGCGGACGCTCGGTGACCACCTCTTCGGCGCACATCAGAC contains:
- a CDS encoding site-specific integrase, coding for MASVTAYETKAGRRWRVRYRTPDRRQTDKRGFATKRDARAFAATIEVRKAMGTFVSPAAGRVTVDELAAAWLEKKKHSAASSHYRTLESSWRTHVHPVWATRSIVEITTIEVEGWVTAMARRGHGTTTVRRAHAVLSGILSDAVKSHRLAVNPARGVENLPRRVARRHRYLTASEVHALAVEAGEHRVLVLLLAFCGLRWGEAIALRVGDVEFLRHRILVSTNAVQLGGGHQIGPTKERRSRSVPIPQFVLDELSRLCVGKARDALIFPGPNCGYLPRPRSSTGWFAAALRRAGLPSITPHDLRHTCASLAVSAGANVLALQRMLGHRSAKVTLDVYADLFDSDLDDVASNLDDAYAQKNVGIPWARRAGADASPLAKSPLISRDPNGIPPSAEVG
- the sepX gene encoding divisome protein SepX/GlpR, with amino-acid sequence MPSIPQSLLWISLVVLWLFVLVPMLISKRDAVRRTSDVALATRVLNDSRARLLRRKAPAAGHASDPDWRPSEEDLDDDLDEDRDDEAEEAPARRTVVRVAAVDEKDEDPGYLDVDVIDEDATALPAGESARAETDELTLDFDDVAEAEPVAEEAGEPQAEREPEGGPEADGTDDEYEYVADSAGLEAPSDNELELADSLSAARKRRYESKTAAAVSARKYKFRKRMLTVMAVLVIAAVVSAYTVSSTMWWVSAAVSAVTLFYLGYLRRQTRIEERLRRRRAQRMARSRLGVENTDDREFDVVPSRLRRPGAVVLEIDDEDPAFEHLDYAPFARHFDLPRAAGQ
- a CDS encoding tyrosine-type recombinase/integrase, which encodes MPFPAVLSTELAALMVGKDRDALVFTDQRGCVLRNSNWRARVFQPAVEKCQKIDDSFPTVTPHDLRHTAASLAVSAGANVKAVQRMLGHAKASMTLDVYADLFDEDLDGVADRLDITIRSVADQLRTSMPGTQ
- a CDS encoding GNAT family N-acetyltransferase; amino-acid sequence: MNLWRSSSIHPGWPQPAGPLRVPGGVVRLRPVRLRDGPQWSRIRLADRAHLEPWEPTTGQDWEVRHAITAWPSVCSGLRSEARKGRMLAFVIELDGDFAGQLTIGNVTHGALRSAWIGYWVASSSTGGGVATAALALGLDHCFNAVRLHRVEATVRPENAASRAVLAKVGFREEGLLRRYLEVDGAWRDHLLVAITIEELNGSAASALVRQGHASWT
- the glp gene encoding molybdotransferase-like divisome protein Glp, with amino-acid sequence MRSVEEQQARVAAAAVAPRPVRVAIAEAQGLMCAEEVVTERPLPGFDQAAIDGYAVRSVDVLGVGTGDEEDGDDARTGSDGEVSLPVIGSIEAGARTPSRLQPRQAARVQTGAPMPTLADAVLPLRWTDGGDSRVTVLRGVRSGAYVRRTGDDVQPGDVAVRAGAIIGPAQVGLLAAVGRDRVLVHPKPRLSVLCVGGELVDISRTPGNGQVYDVNSYALAAAGRDAGAEVNRVGIVDTDPKALRDVIEGQINRAEVVVIAGAVGGAAAEGVRAVLAELGEMEVVRIAMHPGSVQGFGQLGRDGVPVFLLPANPVSALVVFEVMVRPLIRLSLGKRQAHRRIVQARTLSPIASVAGRKGYLRGQLMRDQDTGEYLVQALGGVPGAPSHLLATLAEANCLVVVPSEAEQIRTGEIVDVAFLAQRG